A genome region from Arachidicoccus soli includes the following:
- a CDS encoding nucleotide exchange factor GrpE → MSKQENQGKEQEPLEEISENMSAEHNENQPVEEEQFSETEKLQQELDEQKDKFVRLLAEFENYKRRTAKERIELIQTAGKDIIVSLLDVLDDCDRAEKQMQTDTDIKHVKEGASLVFNKFRNIMQAKGVAPLESASKDFDVEQHEAIAEIPAPTPELSGKVIDEVQKGYLLNDKLIRFAKVVVGK, encoded by the coding sequence ATGAGTAAACAAGAAAACCAAGGAAAAGAGCAAGAGCCTTTAGAGGAAATAAGTGAAAATATGTCAGCTGAGCACAACGAAAATCAACCAGTTGAAGAAGAACAGTTTTCTGAAACAGAGAAATTGCAACAAGAACTGGATGAACAGAAAGATAAATTTGTACGTCTTTTAGCAGAATTTGAGAATTACAAGAGAAGAACGGCTAAAGAACGCATCGAGTTAATTCAAACTGCAGGCAAAGATATAATCGTTTCTCTTTTGGATGTTTTAGATGATTGTGACCGTGCTGAAAAACAAATGCAAACCGATACTGACATTAAACATGTTAAAGAAGGAGCTTCTTTGGTTTTTAATAAGTTTCGTAATATTATGCAAGCCAAAGGCGTTGCACCATTGGAGAGTGCATCCAAGGATTTTGATGTGGAACAACATGAAGCTATTGCTGAGATTCCGGCACCTACACCCGAGTTAAGCGGAAAAGTAATTGATGAAGTACAAAAAGGTTATTTATTAAATGATAAACTTATTCGCTTTGCGAAAGTGGTTGTAGGAAAATAA
- a CDS encoding NAD(P)/FAD-dependent oxidoreductase: MIETDICIIGTGPVGLFAVFEAGLLKMRCHLIDALPQVGGQLSEIYPHKPIYDIPGYPSINAQELVDNLLLQIAPFHPTYTLGERVETINRQEDKSFIIGTNEDTQVHCKVIVIAGGLGCFEPRKPAIERLEEFEHGKGVAYMVKNPETFRDKEIVLAGGGDSALDWAIFLSNVSKKVTLVHRGETFRGAPDSAEKVFNLAKEGKINLILKANLTKIDGNGTLKKVFYEDALKQMQSIQADYLIPLFGLSPKLGPIANWGLGIEKSQIIVDTTDYATNVEGIYAIGDINTYPGKLKLILCGFHEGAIMMQSAFKHVFPDKHLSFKYTTVNGVHEF; the protein is encoded by the coding sequence ATGATTGAGACCGATATATGTATCATCGGCACAGGTCCGGTGGGATTATTTGCAGTGTTTGAAGCTGGTTTATTAAAAATGCGTTGCCATTTAATTGATGCGCTACCACAAGTAGGTGGCCAACTTTCTGAAATCTATCCACATAAACCTATTTATGATATTCCGGGTTATCCTTCCATTAATGCACAGGAATTAGTTGATAATTTACTATTACAGATAGCCCCTTTTCATCCAACCTATACACTTGGAGAAAGGGTGGAGACGATTAACAGACAAGAGGATAAATCTTTTATTATAGGCACAAATGAAGACACACAAGTGCATTGCAAGGTAATTGTGATTGCCGGCGGACTGGGTTGTTTTGAGCCGAGAAAGCCTGCAATAGAGCGTTTGGAGGAATTTGAGCATGGTAAAGGTGTAGCTTATATGGTAAAAAACCCGGAGACCTTTCGGGACAAAGAGATTGTATTAGCCGGCGGGGGTGATTCCGCACTTGATTGGGCAATCTTCCTTTCCAATGTTTCTAAAAAAGTAACCTTAGTGCATCGTGGTGAAACTTTCAGAGGCGCTCCCGATTCGGCAGAGAAAGTATTTAACCTTGCCAAAGAAGGAAAAATAAACTTAATTCTTAAGGCGAATCTTACTAAAATAGATGGTAACGGTACCCTTAAAAAAGTGTTTTATGAAGATGCGCTTAAACAAATGCAATCTATTCAGGCTGATTATCTAATACCGCTATTTGGATTAAGCCCCAAACTTGGACCCATTGCAAATTGGGGACTAGGAATAGAAAAATCACAAATAATTGTGGACACAACCGACTACGCTACAAATGTGGAAGGTATCTATGCTATCGGCGATATCAACACTTATCCCGGAAAGTTAAAGCTGATTCTTTGTGGTTTTCATGAAGGTGCCATTATGATGCAAAGTGCCTTTAAGCATGTTTTCCCTGATAAACATTTGAGCTTTAAATACACCACTGTAAACGGAGTTCACGAGTTCTAA
- the msrA gene encoding peptide-methionine (S)-S-oxide reductase MsrA: MKKIISFLLVTMVISTAIFASSNKSNTGHTTYTKLDTATFALGCFWCTEAKFKELQGVVKVTSGFSGGHTVNPTYEEVCTGTTGHAEACNIIYDPKQISYAELLQVFFTTHDPTQLNRQGNDIGTQYRSAIFYHNAAQKQASEYYIKRLNQEKAYPRPIVTQVVPFTVFYKAEGYHQDYFSRNGNQPYCKYVIQPELDKFRKAFASKLKTQYK, encoded by the coding sequence ATGAAGAAAATAATTTCATTTCTCCTGGTAACGATGGTTATTTCAACGGCAATATTTGCCAGTTCTAATAAATCAAATACAGGTCACACAACATATACAAAATTAGATACTGCCACATTCGCTTTGGGATGTTTCTGGTGTACAGAAGCAAAATTTAAGGAATTGCAAGGCGTAGTAAAAGTGACTTCAGGCTTTTCGGGTGGACATACCGTTAATCCCACTTACGAAGAAGTATGTACAGGGACAACCGGTCATGCAGAAGCTTGTAATATTATTTACGATCCAAAGCAAATCAGTTATGCCGAATTATTGCAAGTATTCTTTACCACACATGATCCTACCCAACTCAATAGACAAGGAAATGATATAGGCACCCAGTATCGTTCGGCTATTTTTTATCATAATGCTGCTCAAAAACAAGCTTCAGAATATTATATCAAAAGACTCAATCAAGAAAAAGCGTATCCCAGACCCATTGTAACACAAGTGGTACCTTTTACCGTTTTTTATAAAGCTGAAGGCTATCACCAAGATTATTTCAGCAGAAACGGCAATCAGCCTTATTGCAAATATGTCATTCAACCCGAATTGGATAAATTTAGAAAAGCTTTTGCCAGCAAATTAAAAACACAATATAAATAA
- the msrB gene encoding peptide-methionine (R)-S-oxide reductase MsrB, with translation MKSLIFLSTLFLFVFASCSAQNKKSENMHQKNPYYSRTDTDKLHVSNAEWKKILSPAVYATAREAATERPFTGKYWNADAKGTYYCAVCGNKLFRSDAKFASTCGWPSFFEPSRKNSVIYREDNSLGMERTEVLCARCGSHLGHVFDDGPAPTYKRFCMNSIVLDFVPDK, from the coding sequence ATGAAATCACTTATCTTTTTATCTACACTCTTTTTATTTGTCTTTGCAAGTTGTTCAGCACAAAATAAAAAATCAGAAAATATGCATCAGAAAAACCCTTATTATTCTCGCACCGATACCGATAAATTGCATGTTTCCAATGCAGAATGGAAGAAAATTTTATCTCCTGCTGTATATGCTACTGCTCGTGAAGCAGCCACGGAAAGACCTTTTACAGGAAAGTATTGGAATGCGGATGCAAAAGGCACTTATTATTGTGCTGTTTGTGGCAACAAACTTTTTAGATCAGACGCTAAATTTGCAAGTACTTGTGGATGGCCCAGTTTTTTTGAACCCTCCAGAAAAAATAGTGTAATTTACCGGGAAGATAACTCGCTTGGGATGGAGCGCACTGAGGTACTTTGCGCTCGCTGCGGTTCACATCTCGGGCATGTTTTTGATGATGGGCCTGCGCCTACTTATAAACGCTTCTGTATGAACTCTATCGTGCTGGATTTTGTGCCGGATAAATAA
- a CDS encoding AAA family ATPase, which yields MDKLVGREKEYQLLSSLKENTASSFIAIYGRRRVGKTYLIRNAFNNKFEFQLTGIANSNTAQQLLNFNIAINKYDFSENHPIAKNWREAFQQLITLLEKSKSKKKIVFLDELPWLDTARSGFIQALEHFWNAWVSSRNDIILVVCGSAAAWMINKLINNKGGLHNRITHRIRLNPFTLNQCEAYFKNRSAKFDRYQILLIYMVMGGIPFYLDQIDTSQSADQNIDRLCFQQDGLLRREFNNLFHALFQKAEGHISIIEALSVKGRGLTRNEIIKAAHITNNGAATLMLKELEESHFIRKYAPFSNKEKMSLYQLTDPYSLFYLKWIKNSSELDQNNWIKQLDNPKKRAWTGYAFEQVCLEHIVQIKDALGISAIETRTSSWVGHGDNQGAQIDLIIDRRDRVINLCEMKFSIHPFTITKSYADTLATKIAAFKEQTKTKSAIYLTLISTFGLVSNSYASSMIQNDLQMDILFK from the coding sequence ATGGATAAGCTCGTTGGACGAGAAAAAGAATACCAATTGCTTTCTTCATTAAAAGAAAACACCGCATCTTCTTTCATCGCAATATATGGAAGAAGAAGGGTCGGAAAAACCTACCTGATCCGCAATGCTTTTAATAATAAGTTTGAGTTCCAATTAACAGGTATTGCCAACAGCAATACAGCTCAACAATTATTAAATTTCAACATTGCAATAAATAAATATGACTTTTCAGAAAATCACCCCATAGCAAAAAATTGGCGAGAAGCATTTCAACAATTAATTACCTTATTAGAAAAAAGTAAAAGTAAAAAAAAGATTGTATTTCTTGATGAACTACCATGGTTAGATACTGCAAGGTCAGGCTTTATTCAAGCACTGGAACATTTTTGGAATGCATGGGTCAGTTCGAGGAATGACATCATTTTAGTGGTATGCGGATCTGCTGCAGCCTGGATGATAAATAAATTGATCAACAACAAGGGTGGCCTTCATAATAGAATTACCCATCGAATCCGTCTTAATCCATTTACCCTCAATCAGTGTGAGGCTTATTTTAAGAATCGATCGGCCAAATTTGATCGTTATCAAATTCTATTAATATACATGGTGATGGGTGGTATACCCTTTTATCTGGATCAGATTGATACCAGTCAGAGCGCAGACCAAAATATTGATCGATTATGCTTCCAACAGGATGGTCTTCTTCGAAGGGAATTCAACAACCTATTTCACGCACTCTTTCAGAAGGCTGAAGGTCATATTTCAATTATTGAAGCACTGAGTGTAAAAGGCAGAGGCCTTACGCGCAATGAAATTATAAAGGCTGCCCATATAACCAATAATGGAGCAGCGACCCTTATGTTGAAAGAACTGGAGGAGAGCCATTTCATTCGTAAATATGCGCCTTTTAGTAATAAAGAAAAAATGAGCCTCTACCAATTAACGGATCCTTATTCACTTTTTTATTTAAAATGGATAAAAAATTCAAGCGAATTAGACCAAAATAATTGGATCAAGCAATTAGATAATCCTAAAAAAAGAGCTTGGACTGGTTACGCTTTTGAACAAGTTTGTCTTGAGCATATTGTTCAAATCAAAGATGCATTGGGTATATCCGCTATTGAAACGAGGACCTCCTCTTGGGTTGGTCACGGAGACAATCAAGGGGCACAAATCGATCTTATAATTGATAGAAGGGATAGAGTAATCAATCTATGTGAGATGAAATTTTCCATTCACCCATTCACCATCACTAAATCCTATGCCGATACTTTAGCCACAAAAATTGCAGCATTTAAGGAACAAACAAAAACGAAATCAGCCATATATCTTACACTTATTTCAACTTTTGGTTTAGTATCAAATAGCTATGCTTCATCTATGATCCAAAATGATCTGCAAATGGATATTTTATTTAAATAG
- a CDS encoding 2Fe-2S iron-sulfur cluster-binding protein produces the protein MVKFTVEDRNGSRKELEAPDDMNLSLMETLKAFEYNIMATCGGMALCATCHVKFSEGLENLPEKNDAEMDMLDTLPDADGTSRLACQLRVDASLENAAFKICGEEE, from the coding sequence ATGGTAAAATTTACAGTTGAAGATAGGAATGGCTCACGTAAAGAATTGGAAGCACCGGATGACATGAACTTAAGTCTGATGGAAACTTTGAAAGCTTTCGAGTACAATATTATGGCTACTTGCGGAGGCATGGCTTTATGTGCAACCTGTCATGTAAAATTCTCTGAAGGATTAGAAAATTTACCTGAAAAGAATGATGCAGAAATGGACATGCTGGATACTTTACCGGATGCAGATGGAACTAGTCGTTTAGCCTGCCAGCTAAGGGTAGACGCAAGTTTGGAAAATGCTGCATTTAAGATTTGTGGAGAAGAAGAATAA
- a CDS encoding RNA-guided endonuclease TnpB family protein, which produces MLKAYKYCLLPTEEQKQQLAKFFGSCRFVFNLGLETKMQAWTTARKHLTCIDLANQMKELKDTEATWLQECPSQTLQMSLRNLDNAYTQFFKGGGFPKFKSKHRKQSIQFPQGVNTDFENSIIFLPKLKNVTCIFHRQFKGEIKTVTVSRTSTGKYFVSILVENQKQLPKKKPVMQKTTVGIDMGVKTFATLSDGTTFDNPKHLRNNLRRLRVEQRKLSRRFKRGAKEQSKNFLKQKLVVAKLHEHIKNQREDYLHKASTHIIRSYNSICLEDLNIKGMMQNEKLALAIGEVGWHKFKTMLEYKAEWYGKNILYIGRFQPSSKLCSHCGHIFKELSLKDRSWTCQSCGTHHERDENAALNIKTFGLRIKPSTVNVSH; this is translated from the coding sequence ATGCTCAAAGCCTACAAATATTGCCTCCTGCCTACCGAAGAACAAAAGCAACAACTGGCTAAGTTCTTTGGTAGCTGTCGTTTTGTTTTCAATCTTGGACTGGAAACAAAAATGCAAGCATGGACTACCGCACGTAAGCATTTAACCTGTATAGACCTTGCGAACCAGATGAAGGAACTGAAAGACACCGAAGCAACATGGTTGCAGGAGTGCCCTTCACAAACGCTTCAAATGAGTTTGAGAAACTTAGACAATGCCTACACCCAATTCTTTAAAGGTGGCGGCTTCCCTAAGTTTAAATCAAAGCATCGCAAACAATCCATACAGTTTCCGCAAGGTGTGAATACAGACTTTGAGAACAGTATCATCTTCCTCCCGAAGCTGAAAAATGTAACCTGTATTTTTCATCGCCAATTTAAAGGCGAGATTAAAACAGTAACCGTTTCCAGGACTTCAACAGGCAAATACTTCGTAAGCATACTGGTTGAGAACCAAAAGCAGTTGCCGAAGAAAAAACCTGTAATGCAGAAAACAACCGTTGGAATAGATATGGGCGTGAAAACTTTTGCTACCCTTTCAGACGGAACAACCTTTGACAATCCAAAGCATCTAAGAAATAATCTTAGAAGGCTTCGGGTAGAACAAAGAAAGTTGAGCCGTAGATTTAAAAGGGGTGCGAAGGAGCAAAGCAAAAACTTCCTGAAACAAAAACTGGTAGTTGCTAAACTTCACGAACACATCAAAAACCAACGTGAGGACTACTTACACAAAGCAAGTACGCACATCATTCGTTCTTACAACAGCATTTGCCTTGAAGATTTAAACATCAAAGGCATGATGCAAAACGAAAAACTTGCCCTTGCTATTGGTGAAGTAGGATGGCACAAATTCAAAACGATGCTGGAATACAAAGCCGAATGGTACGGAAAGAATATCCTGTACATCGGCAGGTTTCAACCATCGTCCAAATTGTGTTCACATTGCGGACATATTTTCAAAGAACTAAGTTTGAAGGACAGGTCTTGGACTTGTCAATCATGCGGCACTCATCACGAAAGAGATGAAAATGCCGCTTTGAATATTAAAACATTCGGGCTTCGGATAAAGCCTTCAACCGTTAACGTGAGCCATTAG
- the tnpA gene encoding IS200/IS605 family transposase, which produces MSQKSNYQSTNHSKHYLKCHLIFVCKYRKAMLVGQLNDDVKRIFLSIAENSDFEIEVMETDTDHVHFLIRYIPRLSIVQIVRRLKQESTRQLWLLHGKILRKQYWYQKLLWSDGYFVCSIGEASPETVRQYILSQG; this is translated from the coding sequence ATGTCTCAAAAATCTAACTACCAGTCCACCAATCATTCAAAGCACTACTTAAAATGCCATCTCATTTTTGTTTGTAAGTACCGTAAGGCAATGCTTGTCGGTCAGCTTAATGATGATGTTAAGCGTATCTTTCTCTCTATCGCTGAAAATTCAGATTTTGAAATTGAAGTGATGGAGACAGATACAGACCATGTACATTTCCTTATTCGCTACATTCCTCGCCTGTCTATTGTGCAAATTGTTCGCAGGTTAAAGCAGGAAAGCACTCGTCAGTTGTGGTTGCTGCATGGCAAAATACTCCGTAAGCAATATTGGTATCAGAAATTACTTTGGTCGGATGGCTATTTCGTTTGTTCCATTGGTGAAGCATCACCTGAAACAGTCAGGCAATACATCCTTTCACAAGGTTAA
- a CDS encoding MlaE family ABC transporter permease codes for MFSRPDNWRMYRKQFFEQCNFIGMQALPVVAIISLFLGMVMTLQAAYMLNNPIVPKSVIATVVRDSMLLEIAPTGISAILAGIVGFKITSEIGYMRLYEQIDAMEMMGVHSLNYIVLPRIAAAMLTIPCLIIFALTLSMFGGYVVALFSGRVPIDYYLTGLVTNFKPYEVLVAGVKTITFSFVISSVACYLGYYFKGSSVELSNTSTRSVTLNCVIILALDYIITSYML; via the coding sequence ATGTTTTCAAGGCCGGACAACTGGCGGATGTATAGAAAACAGTTTTTTGAACAATGCAATTTCATTGGCATGCAAGCGCTGCCCGTCGTGGCTATTATATCTCTATTTTTAGGGATGGTAATGACGCTGCAGGCCGCCTATATGCTCAACAATCCTATTGTTCCTAAATCAGTGATAGCCACTGTAGTGCGCGACAGTATGTTACTAGAGATAGCACCCACGGGTATTTCAGCTATTCTAGCCGGGATTGTTGGCTTTAAAATAACTTCTGAGATTGGCTACATGCGCCTTTATGAGCAAATTGATGCAATGGAAATGATGGGTGTGCATTCTCTTAATTATATCGTATTGCCACGTATAGCAGCTGCAATGCTCACCATCCCCTGTCTGATTATTTTTGCACTTACACTCAGTATGTTTGGTGGATATGTAGTGGCCTTATTTTCCGGCCGTGTGCCTATTGACTATTATCTCACCGGTTTGGTCACAAATTTTAAACCTTATGAGGTATTAGTTGCTGGCGTAAAAACAATTACCTTTTCTTTTGTTATATCAAGTGTAGCCTGTTATTTAGGTTATTACTTTAAAGGGAGTAGCGTAGAATTAAGCAATACTTCAACACGCTCTGTCACACTGAATTGTGTTATCATTCTCGCCTTAGATTATATTATTACAAGTTATATGTTGTAA
- the carB gene encoding carbamoyl-phosphate synthase large subunit, translating to MPKDNSIKSVLIIGSGPIVIGQACEFDYSGSQAARSLTEEGIKVTLINSNPATIMTDPMMADKVYLLPLEVESIEKILQENEIDAVLPTMGGQTALNLCKEVDELGIWEKYNIRLIGVDIKAIDKAEDRELFRQWMIRMGIQVAPAKTANSFLEGKEFAQEIGFPLVIRPSYTLGGTGGGFVHTKDDLDEALNRGLQASPIHEVLVEKAVLGWKEFELELLRDAADNVAIICTVENFDPMGIHTGDSVTVAPAMTLSDTAFQDMRNTAIRIMRDLGNFAGGCNIQFSLNPVTEELIAIEINPRVSRSSALASKATGYPIAKIAAKLAIGYNLDELKNQITKTTSAYFEPALDYVIVKIPRWNFDKFKGADDTLGLQMKSVGEVMGIGRSFTEAIQKACQSLENDALGLGYYGKNQMKAAELVEYIKIPKWDRIFRIKDALMLGVTIKTIVQATLIDRWFIYQIQQLCDIEKEIAKHSVDTLPLDLLKTAKKNGFSDAQIAKIVHGDCNDEQIYEKRKAAGITRVYKMVDTCSAEFEAKTPYFYSSFEG from the coding sequence ATGCCAAAAGACAATTCTATAAAATCGGTTTTAATTATCGGATCTGGACCTATCGTTATTGGTCAGGCTTGTGAGTTTGATTATTCAGGTTCACAGGCAGCAAGAAGCCTTACGGAAGAAGGAATTAAAGTAACACTTATCAATAGTAATCCGGCCACCATTATGACCGATCCTATGATGGCAGATAAAGTTTATTTGTTACCATTGGAAGTAGAAAGTATAGAAAAGATCTTGCAAGAGAATGAAATAGATGCGGTATTGCCTACCATGGGAGGGCAAACAGCGTTGAACCTTTGTAAGGAAGTGGATGAATTGGGTATTTGGGAGAAATATAATATTCGTTTAATCGGGGTTGATATCAAAGCTATAGACAAAGCAGAAGACCGGGAACTATTCCGTCAATGGATGATAAGAATGGGTATTCAAGTGGCCCCGGCCAAGACGGCGAATAGTTTTTTAGAAGGAAAGGAATTTGCACAAGAAATAGGCTTTCCATTGGTTATACGCCCTTCCTATACTTTAGGTGGTACAGGGGGTGGATTTGTTCATACAAAAGATGATTTGGACGAAGCTTTGAACCGAGGCTTGCAAGCTTCCCCTATTCATGAAGTATTGGTAGAAAAAGCTGTTTTAGGCTGGAAAGAATTTGAATTGGAATTGTTGCGCGATGCCGCAGATAATGTTGCTATTATTTGTACGGTGGAAAACTTTGACCCGATGGGTATTCACACAGGTGATAGTGTGACGGTCGCACCGGCAATGACATTGAGCGATACAGCCTTTCAAGATATGCGTAATACGGCCATAAGAATTATGCGTGATCTGGGAAATTTTGCCGGAGGATGTAATATTCAATTTTCACTTAACCCCGTAACAGAAGAATTGATCGCCATTGAGATTAACCCGCGCGTAAGTCGTTCTTCTGCCTTAGCTTCTAAGGCGACTGGTTACCCTATCGCAAAAATTGCTGCAAAATTAGCCATTGGCTATAATCTAGATGAGCTTAAAAATCAAATTACAAAAACAACTTCGGCTTATTTTGAGCCTGCATTAGACTACGTAATTGTAAAAATACCCCGTTGGAACTTCGATAAGTTTAAAGGAGCTGATGATACTTTAGGCCTTCAAATGAAAAGTGTTGGAGAAGTAATGGGCATTGGCCGCAGCTTTACAGAAGCGATTCAAAAAGCTTGTCAAAGTCTGGAAAACGATGCATTGGGCTTAGGCTATTACGGTAAGAATCAGATGAAGGCTGCCGAGCTGGTAGAATATATAAAAATTCCGAAATGGGATAGGATTTTCCGCATCAAGGATGCTTTGATGTTGGGTGTAACCATTAAAACGATCGTCCAGGCTACCCTTATTGACCGTTGGTTTATTTACCAGATACAACAACTTTGCGACATTGAAAAAGAGATAGCCAAACATTCTGTAGATACCCTTCCTTTGGATTTACTGAAGACGGCTAAAAAGAATGGCTTCAGTGATGCGCAAATCGCAAAAATCGTTCACGGTGATTGCAACGATGAACAGATTTATGAAAAACGTAAGGCAGCAGGAATAACAAGGGTTTACAAAATGGTAGATACTTGTAGTGCAGAATTTGAAGCTAAGACTCCATATTTTTATAGTAGCTTTGAGGGATAA
- a CDS encoding riboflavin synthase, translated as MFTGIIETVGIITDMTIQGSNKSFWIKSDLAPAFKIDQSISHEGVCLTVEEIQNDIYKVTAIEETLKKTNLNNWEIGEKINIERCMIMNGRLDGHIVQGHVDTTANCIARKENNGSWEFSFAYPKAFAQLLIEKGSVAINGTSLTCFNLEENKFTVAIIPYTFEHTSINKIVAGSIVNIEFDVIGKYIARMQSLK; from the coding sequence ATGTTTACAGGTATTATTGAAACAGTGGGTATTATAACGGATATGACTATCCAAGGCAGTAATAAATCTTTTTGGATAAAATCTGACTTGGCTCCAGCATTTAAAATTGACCAGAGCATTAGTCATGAAGGTGTTTGTCTGACCGTTGAGGAGATTCAAAATGATATTTATAAAGTAACGGCAATCGAGGAAACCCTAAAAAAGACCAATTTAAATAATTGGGAAATAGGTGAGAAAATAAATATCGAACGCTGCATGATAATGAATGGGCGGCTTGACGGACATATTGTTCAAGGACATGTGGACACAACAGCCAACTGTATTGCAAGAAAGGAAAATAATGGTAGTTGGGAATTCAGTTTTGCCTATCCTAAAGCTTTTGCGCAATTATTAATTGAAAAAGGTTCTGTGGCCATCAATGGCACGAGCTTAACCTGTTTTAATCTAGAAGAAAATAAATTTACGGTAGCCATCATTCCTTATACCTTTGAACATACCAGTATTAATAAAATAGTTGCTGGGAGTATTGTAAACATTGAGTTTGATGTCATTGGAAAATATATTGCACGCATGCAATCCCTGAAATAA
- a CDS encoding DUF721 domain-containing protein: MPELSIGDAMKNFLQKSRLKNGVRTAQLEEVWKEMMGEVIAKYTDKLQILNQKLFIKTNNGALKNELLFQKLQIISLINEKMGEGTITEVIVS; this comes from the coding sequence ATGCCGGAACTTTCAATAGGAGATGCAATGAAAAATTTTCTGCAAAAAAGCAGATTAAAAAATGGCGTAAGAACGGCTCAGTTAGAAGAAGTATGGAAAGAAATGATGGGTGAAGTAATTGCGAAATATACGGACAAGCTCCAGATCCTGAATCAAAAGCTTTTTATAAAAACGAATAACGGTGCTTTAAAAAATGAATTACTTTTTCAAAAGCTTCAGATCATATCACTTATCAACGAAAAAATGGGGGAAGGTACAATTACTGAAGTCATAGTCAGTTAG
- a CDS encoding SDR family NAD(P)-dependent oxidoreductase — translation MGKLEKKVAIVTGASKGIGASIAKHFAAEGAKVVVNYASSKEDADNVVKAITEMGGTAIAIQGDVAKEVDVIRLFDETDRAFGALDILVNNAGVYQFAPIELVSEASFHQHFNVNVLGSLLTIREAVKSFGERGGNIINISSAVSNTPIAAASVYSATKAALDAITISLSKELGGKNIRINSILPGGVATEGARSGGIIGSEMETKMVENTPLGRIGQPEDIAKVAAFLASNDAGWVTGEKVTVSGGIYGM, via the coding sequence ATGGGTAAATTAGAAAAAAAAGTCGCCATCGTTACAGGCGCATCCAAAGGGATAGGAGCATCTATAGCAAAACATTTTGCTGCCGAAGGTGCCAAAGTGGTGGTTAATTATGCATCGAGCAAAGAAGACGCCGATAACGTCGTGAAAGCCATCACTGAAATGGGTGGTACAGCAATTGCCATACAGGGTGATGTCGCTAAAGAGGTTGATGTGATAAGATTATTTGATGAGACTGATAGAGCATTTGGTGCTTTAGATATTCTTGTAAACAATGCAGGGGTCTATCAATTTGCACCGATTGAATTGGTGTCTGAAGCATCTTTTCATCAACACTTCAATGTCAATGTTTTGGGTTCTTTGCTGACCATTCGCGAAGCTGTAAAATCCTTTGGTGAAAGAGGGGGTAATATCATCAATATCAGTTCAGCTGTAAGCAATACACCTATTGCGGCGGCTTCTGTTTATTCTGCTACAAAGGCAGCATTGGATGCCATCACGATTTCTTTATCTAAAGAATTAGGTGGAAAAAATATTCGCATCAATTCCATTTTGCCAGGAGGTGTAGCAACAGAAGGTGCACGCAGTGGTGGAATAATAGGGAGTGAAATGGAAACTAAGATGGTCGAAAATACACCACTAGGCCGTATTGGTCAGCCGGAAGATATAGCAAAAGTTGCGGCTTTTCTTGCTTCCAATGATGCTGGCTGGGTTACCGGAGAAAAGGTGACGGTTTCTGGGGGTATCTACGGCATGTAG